One Fulvia fulva chromosome 8, complete sequence DNA window includes the following coding sequences:
- a CDS encoding Bypass of stop codon protein 6, with amino-acid sequence MAALCRLAGGFSIDSDNNTSSSDTKHTRGPSPKELDAIELQDHGKLAQKTSSDEPVSPASIYTPGRKHDPFKTPEVSKTPNELESSQPPTPTRQTAASVVPSWSYPRMNKWRILCACLIYFGNGMSDSAPGALIPYIETWYSIGYAIVSLIWIANAAGFITAAFVTDPILKKFGRARTLMGSEAFMIAAYVIISCTPPFPAVVVAYLIMGFGNAINLALNNVFCANLADSTVILGLAHGSYGVGGIVAPLIATAMVSNGIHWSRFFLITIGVRAVGLVFAGWSFWNYEKEGTTQFANSLQQLATRQNGEVTKRHLLSRALKNKTTLIGALFIFAYQGAEVSESGWFISYLINYRNGNPARVGYVTSGFWAGITLGRFTLTHVAHRIGEKRFVFAMGIGVIIFQLMCWFIPNIIGEAVSVAILGLLLGPVYPCAATVFTKLLPGNMQTIAISFISSAGSSGGAVVPFITGLIAQGAGTFVLHPICIGAYVLMLGCWVVLPKVKKRAED; translated from the coding sequence ATGGCTGCCTTGTGTCGTCTCGCAGGAGGCTTTTCCATCGATTCGGACAACAACACATCCTCCAGTGACACGAAGCACACTCGAGGGCCCTCCCCCAAAGAACTTGATGCCATCGAACTGCAAGATCATGGCAAGCTCGCCCAGAAGACTTCTTCGGACGAGCCAGTCAGTCCTGCATCCATCTATACTCCGGGACGAAAGCACGACCCATTCAAGACGCCAGAGGTGTCGAAGACTCCGAATGAGCTCGAGAGCAGCCAGCCTCCAACACCGACCCGCCAGACAGCCGCCTCAGTCGTACCCAGCTGGTCGTACCCAAGAATGAACAAGTGGCGGATCTTATGTGCCTGTCTGATCTACTTCGGCAATGGCATGAGCGACTCGGCGCCTGGAGCTCTCATCCCATACATTGAGACATGGTACAGCATTGGCTATGCGATCGTGTCACTCATCTGGATTGCCAATGCTGCTGGGTTCATCACCGCGGCTTTCGTCACGGACCCCATCTTAAAAAAGTTTGGTCGCGCCAGAACATTGATGGGGAGTGAAGCGTTTATGATTGCAGCCTACGTTATCATCTCTTGCACGCCGCCCTTCCCCGCTGTGGTGGTGGCTTATCTGATTATGGGCTTTGGCAATGCAATTAATCTTGCCTTGAACAATGTCTTTTGTGCCAACTTGGCAGACTCGACAGTCATCCTGGGTCTTGCTCACGGCTCTTACGGCGTGGGCGGCATTGTGGCCCCATTGATCGCCACAGCCATGGTCTCGAACGGCATACATTGGTCACGCTTCTTCCTCATCACCATCGGTGTCCGAGCTGTTGGCTTGGTCTTTGCTGGCTGGTCGTTCTGGAACTACGAAAAAGAAGGCACAACGCAATTCGCCAACAGTCTTCAACAGCTCGCTACACGACAGAATGGCGAAGTTACCAAGAGGCATCTACTTAGTCGTGCTCTTAAGAACAAGACAACTCTTATTGGAGCGCTCTTCATCTTTGCATATCAGGGAGCAGAGGTGTCAGAGTCAGGCTGGTTCATCTCCTACCTCATCAACTATCGCAACGGCAACCCAGCTCGTGTAGGATACGTTACCTCAGGCTTTTGGGCTGGTATTACTCTCGGTCGCTTCACGCTTACCCACGTCGCCCATCGCATTGGCGAGAAGAGATTCGTCTTCGCCATGGGCATTGGTGTCATCATTTTCCAGCTAATGTGCTGGTTCATTCCCAACATCATCGGCGAAGCCGTCAGTGTAGCGATTCTGGGTCTGCTGCTTGGTCCGGTGTATCCTTGTGCGGCCACAGTGTTTACGAAGCTTTTACCGGGTAATATGCAGACTATCGCCATAAGCTTCATCAGTTCGGCAGGGAGCAGTGGAGGTGCTGTGGTGCCGTTCATTACTGGTTTGATTGCACAGGGAGCCGGGACTTTTGTTTTGCATCCCATCTGCATTGGCGCGTATGTGTTGATGCTCGGCTGCTGGGTTGTGTTGCCGAAGGTGAAGAAGAGGGCGGAGGATTGA
- a CDS encoding Survival factor 1, whose amino-acid sequence MKWELVNGTNVETKTFYVIGDNGKIGLAQVIYSDVMGVRTTAQFSSKIYSNEAGKPHLWASDSLNNFSFSKDKQSFKADNCAMDMSEDGKSYHIKSSTNKTQVVDLKFTQATPGFVVGKDGTSTFGTDPAHPWGKMYHKFWPRCNVEGTIMTKEGPVDFKGKGVFIHALQGMKPHFAAAKWNFCYFQTPMYTAIMMEYTTPPSYGETKVNVGGIVKDGEVIFAGASPLLKAEHTEIKGDPDNDWPEPSAVAFAWDGKTKDGKELHAEVKGALGPRTDRVDVMGEVPKFVKQIVAGAAGTKPYIYQYTPKLKLKLNIGGEEQGEEGQLFMEATFIS is encoded by the exons ATGAAGTGGGAGCTGGTCAATGGCACAAATGTCGAGACGAAGACGTTCTATGTCATTGGCGACAACGGCAAGATTGGGCTAGCGCAAGTTATCTACAGCGATGTCATGGGA GTACGGACCACTGCGCAATTCAGCAGCAAGATCTACTCGAACGAGGCGGGCAAGCCGCATCTGTGGGCATCCGATAGCCTGAACAACTTCTCTTTCTCGAAGGACAAGCAGAGCTTCAAGGCAGACAACTGTGCGATGGATATGAGCGAGGATGGAAAGAGCTACCACATCAAGTCATCGACGAACAAGACGCAAGTGGTCGACCTGAAGTTTACCCAGGCCACGCCGGGCTTCGTGGTTGGCAAGGATGGGACAAGCACATTTGGAACAGATCCAGCGCATCCTTGGGGCAAGATGTACCACAAGTTCTGGCCGAGATGCAATGTTGAGGGCACCATCATGACCAAGGAGGGACCAGTCGACTTCAAGGGGAAGGGCGTGTTCATCCACGCTTTGCAGGGAATGAAGCCACATTTCGCAG CTGCCAAGTGGAATTTCTGCTACTTCCAGACCCCCATGTACACCGCTATCATGATGGAATACACAACACCACCATCGTACGGCGAGACCAAGGTCAATGTCGGCGGTATCGTCAAGGATGGCGAAGTCATATTCGCAGGCGCGTCGCCACTACTCAAAGCAGAGCATACAGAGATCAAAGGAGACCCAGACAACGACTGGCCAGAACCTTCCGCAGTGGCCTTCGCCTGGGACGGCAAGACCAAAGATGGCAAGGAGCTTCACGCCGAGGTCAAGGGCGCCCTTGGACCACGAACCGACAGAGTCGACGTGATGGGCGAGGTACCAAAGTTCGTCAAGCAGATCGTTGCTGGTGCAGCCGGCACGAAGCCATACATCTATCAGTACACGCCAAAGCTCAAGCTCAAGCTGAACATCGGAGGAGAGGAGCAGGGAGAGGAGGGACAGCTCTTTATGGAGGCCACGTTCATCTCATAG
- a CDS encoding Histone H4: MPGARTGLPSRFALHSTPRSRSLVTFICTIRRFPPAVGDSGHSTVARVATMLARCAVRFHIDVRPIRRLISSAFYCRKLYLIHKHRHSAYATLYHPFNNQDQQLQREVAENMSNKQGKIMLRDTSDYRQNRPRNKTEAPNSSANKAASKSSNLSSNNRALSVASSYDPAEDDHNTSGGASSIAKTPDVVMSGGNGDGPNVQVEIAYQDNVNENDRHVRSTAPTPQPAQAQVQPRSGVGRAVTIRRHRYKSVRDNLQGVTEPAIRRLARRGGVVRVSSPIYEDIRNVIRTRCTNVIKKAVIYLEHANRTTVTAVDIVHALNSLGSPIAGFGDGGQIQVLENQYRPKAFEEQ, encoded by the exons ATGCCCGGGGCGAGAACCGGGCTGCCTTCAAGATTCGCACTTCACTCTACACCACGTTCGCGCAGTCTTGTTACTTTTATATGCACAATTCGGCGCTTCCCGCCAGCCGTTGGCGATTCTGGCCACTCAACGGTAGCGAGAGTCGCGACAATGCTTGCAAGGTGCGCTGTGAGGTTTCACATCGATGTGCGGCCTATAAGAAGGCTCATCTCTTCGGCTTTCTACTGTCGAAAGCTCTACCTCATTCACAAACACCGCCACTCAGCATACGCTACACTCTACCACCCGTTCAACAACCAAGATCAACAACTACAACGAGAAGTG GCAGAGAACATGTCAAATAAGCAAGGCAAGATCATGCTTCGTGACACCAGCGATTACCGCCAGAACCGACCGCGCAACAAGACCGAAGCCCCCAACAGCAGCGCCAACAAAGCTGCCAGCAAGTCCAGTAATCTATCGTCGAACAACCGAGCTTTATCGGTCGCGAGCTCGTACGATCCGGCAGAGGACGATCACAACACCAGCGGCGGCGCATCCTCAATAGCCAAGACTCCGGATGTTGTCATGAGTGGAGGCAATGGAGACGGCCCTAACGTCCAGGTCGAAATCGCGTACCAAGATAATGTCAATGAGAACGACAGACACGTCCGGTCTACAGCACCGACCCCACAGCCGGCTCAGGCCCAGGTTCAACCACGAAGCGGCGTTGGCCGTGCAGTGACCATCCGCCGCCACCGGTAT AAGAGTGTAAGAGACAACCTCCAAGGCGTAACAGAGCCCGCCATCCGCCGCCTTGCTCGCCGCGGAGGCGTCGTAAGAGTGTCGAGCCCAATCTATGAAGATATTCGCAATGTGATCAGAACCCGCTGCACCAAC GTCATCAAGAAAGCCGTGATCTACCTTG AGCACGCCAATCGCACGACTGTCACAGCAGTCGACATTGTCCATGCACTCAATTCTCTGGGAAGCCCAATTGCA GGCTTTGGCGACGGAGGCCAGATTCAAGTGCTCGAGAACCAGTATCGCCCAAAGGCATTCGAAGAGCAGTGA
- a CDS encoding Histone H4 — protein MARYRPSNAELLRSDVPHRTQPTPASTHSYRIPPSTMASGGKGKTGVGIGAGGKGLGQGGKTPKRHRKILRDNIQGVTKGDIRRLARRGGVKRISGQIYDETRSVLRIRLTDILKDICAVVESCGRKTVCVTDVVFVLNRLGRPIYGFGEGAR, from the exons ATGGCTCGCTATCGCCCTTCCAATGCAGAACTGTTGCGCTCAGACGTACCACACCGCACACAACCCACACCAGCGAGCACTCACAGTTATCGCATTCCTCCATCAACAATGGCGTCCGGCGGCAAAGGAAAAACAGGAGTGGGAATTGGAGCCGGCGGCAAAGGACTCGGTCAGGGTGGAAAGACGCCCAAGCGACATCG CAAGATCCTCCGCGACAACATCCAAGGCGTCACCAAAGGAGACATCCGTCGCCTCGCGCGCCGTGGCGGTGTCAAACGCATCTCTGGTCAGATCTACGACGAGACACGGTCGGTGTTGAGGATTCGCTTGACGGAC ATCCTGAAAGACATCTGCGCAGTAGTCGAGTCTTGCGGCCGGAAGACTGTGTGTGTCACAGATGTGGTCTTTGTACTGAACCGCTTGGGACGGCCGATCTATGGCTTTGGTGAGGGGGCGAGATGA